A window of Micromonospora eburnea genomic DNA:
TCGGCTGGGTCGCCGCCCAGGTGTGCTTCAACGCGATGCTGGCCAGCCTCACCGCCGCCCTTCCGGACCGGGTGCCGGTCGCCCAGCGCGGCAGCGTCTCCGGCTGGGTGGGCATCCCGCAGGCGCTCGGCCTGGTGGTCGGGGCGGTGCTGGTCACCGCCGTGGTCACCGGCAACGCCGCCGGGTACGCCGCGGTCGCGCTCGCGATGCTGCTGCTGTCGCTGCCGTTCACGCTGCTCACCGGGGACGACCCGCTGCCCCGGGAGCACCGGGCGGCGCTGCGGCTACGCGGGCTGCTCGCCTCGCTGTGGATCAGCCCGCGCCGGCACCCCGACTTCGCCTGGGCCTGGTTCACCCGGTTCCTGGTGCAGACCGGCAACGCGCTCGGCACGCTCTACCTGCTGTATTTCCTCGCCGACGGGGTGCGTGTGCCCGACCCGGAGGGCGCGCTGCTGGTGCTGATCCTGCTCTACACGCTGGGCATGATGCTCACCGCGGTGGTGGCCGGGCGGCTGTCGGACCGGTCCGGCCGGCGGCGGGTCTTCGTGATCGTCTCCGGGTTGATCATGGCGGTGGCGGCGCTGCTGCTGGCGGTGGCGCCGGTCTGGCCGATGGCGGTCGTCGCCGCGTTGCTGCTCGGCGGCGGATACGGGGTCTACCTGGCGGTGGACGCCGCGTTGATCACCCAGGTACTGCCGGCCGCCACCGACCGGGCCAAGGACCTCGGGGTGATCAACATCGCGAACTCCGCGCCGCAGGTGCTCGGCCCGGCGCTCTCCGCCCCGATCGTGGTCCACCTGGGCGGCTATCCCACCCTGTACGCGGCCACCGCCGCCGTCACCCTCCTCGGCAGCGCCCTGGTATTGAAGATCCGCTCGGTCCCCTGAGCTGTTAGGAAGGGACCCTTTACCCCCACGAGGCGTTAAGAAGGGGCCCTTCCTTATTCGCTCGCCGGCCGCCGTAGGCTGGGGGACGTGACGGTACGTGTACGCTTCGCCCCTTCCCCGACCGGTATGTTCCACGTCGGCGGCGCCCGCTCGGCGCTACAGAACTGGATCTACGCCAAGCAGCAGGGCGGGGTGTTCGTGCTCCGCATCGAGGACACCGACGCGGCCCGCAACAAGCCGGAGTGGACCGAGGGCATCCTGTCGGCGCTGGACTGGATCGGCATCGAGCGGGGCAGCTACGAGGGCCCGCACTTCCAGTCGTCGAACGCGGGCGAGCACCGCGCCGCCGCTCAGCGGCTGTACGAGGGCGGCCGGGCGTACTACTGCGACTGCACCCGGGAGGACGTGCAGGCCCGCACCGGCTCCCAGTACGCCGGCTACGACGGCTTCTGCCGTGACCGCGGGCTGCCGCCGGGTGAGGGCCGGGCGCTGCGCTTCCGTACGCCGGACGAGGGCGAGACGGTGGTGGTCGACCTGATCCGCGGCGAGCCGACCTTCGAGAACAAGCTGATCGAGGACTTCGTCATCGCCCGGGGCGACGGCTCACCGGTGTTCCTGCTCGCCAACGTGGTCGACGACATGACCATGGGGATCACCCACGTGATCCGGGCCGAGGAGCACCTGCCCAACACCCCGAAGCAGCAGCTGCTCTGGGACGCGCTCGGGGTCAAGCCGCCGGTCTGGGCGCACGTGCCCGTGGTGGTGAACGAGAAGCGGCAGAAGCTGTCCAAGCGGCGGGACAAGGTCGCCCTGGAGGCGTACCGCGACGAGGGCTACCTTGCCGACGCGATGCGCAACTACCTGATGCTGCTCGGCTGGGCGCCGTCCGGCGATCGCGAGATCGTGCCCTGGTCGGTGATCGAGGAGGAGTTCCGGCTGGAGGAGGTGAACCCCTCCCCCGCGTTCTTCGACGAGAAGAAGCTGCGGGCGTTCAACGGCGAGTACATCCGGGCGCTCCCGGTCGAGGACTTCATCACGGAGTGCCAGCCGTGGCTGACCGGCACCGGCACCATCGC
This region includes:
- a CDS encoding MFS transporter — encoded protein: MTTVDPPPAALPAALTEPTVPVRRSWIALIFAANLGVWMAFFTPIQVLLPEQVARIAPGDKEAMLAVVTGLGALAAVLANPLAGALSDRTVLRLAGRHLGRRHVWTASGAVLGAFALVLLARQDSIVGVALGWVAAQVCFNAMLASLTAALPDRVPVAQRGSVSGWVGIPQALGLVVGAVLVTAVVTGNAAGYAAVALAMLLLSLPFTLLTGDDPLPREHRAALRLRGLLASLWISPRRHPDFAWAWFTRFLVQTGNALGTLYLLYFLADGVRVPDPEGALLVLILLYTLGMMLTAVVAGRLSDRSGRRRVFVIVSGLIMAVAALLLAVAPVWPMAVVAALLLGGGYGVYLAVDAALITQVLPAATDRAKDLGVINIANSAPQVLGPALSAPIVVHLGGYPTLYAATAAVTLLGSALVLKIRSVP
- the gltX gene encoding glutamate--tRNA ligase, encoding MTVRVRFAPSPTGMFHVGGARSALQNWIYAKQQGGVFVLRIEDTDAARNKPEWTEGILSALDWIGIERGSYEGPHFQSSNAGEHRAAAQRLYEGGRAYYCDCTREDVQARTGSQYAGYDGFCRDRGLPPGEGRALRFRTPDEGETVVVDLIRGEPTFENKLIEDFVIARGDGSPVFLLANVVDDMTMGITHVIRAEEHLPNTPKQQLLWDALGVKPPVWAHVPVVVNEKRQKLSKRRDKVALEAYRDEGYLADAMRNYLMLLGWAPSGDREIVPWSVIEEEFRLEEVNPSPAFFDEKKLRAFNGEYIRALPVEDFITECQPWLTGTGTIAPPPWQPEEFDVAAFAAVAPLAQTRIAVLSEIVPNVDFLFLADPLIDEAAWAKAMKEGAAELLDAAIAAFEGLESWDAESLKSTLEAVGAERGLKLGKAQAPVRVAVTGRTVGLPLFESLEVLGRERTLTRLRAARVRLV